One genomic segment of Fervidobacterium pennivorans includes these proteins:
- a CDS encoding lipoate--protein ligase family protein yields MYVFETYGLNGSKNMAVDVALGQVVNELNDVILRFYTWERPTLSLGKHQKAKDVDFDYLEENGFDIVRRPSGGRAVLHWDEVTYSIIIPRGHELFKFGVLELYNLISKIIVAGLNKLGYPVELTTGKNKPSSHICFQVPSAYEITLNGKKVVGSAQTRTQDYILQHGSIVLIPHEEIKHCFKNTKTLDVPLIGLYDHAYNEFSQIVESLKGAFENYFGKGTEFDENLQTKVLEISTGFEKDFVVIKDEIFAEG; encoded by the coding sequence TTGTACGTTTTTGAAACTTATGGGTTAAACGGCTCAAAAAATATGGCAGTTGATGTTGCGCTTGGTCAAGTTGTGAATGAGCTAAACGATGTGATTCTTAGGTTCTATACATGGGAACGGCCAACGCTTTCTCTTGGTAAGCATCAGAAGGCAAAGGATGTAGATTTTGATTATCTTGAAGAGAATGGGTTTGATATTGTCCGGAGGCCATCCGGTGGACGAGCAGTTCTACATTGGGATGAAGTAACTTATTCGATAATTATTCCTCGAGGTCATGAGCTTTTCAAATTTGGAGTGCTTGAATTGTATAACTTGATTTCTAAAATCATCGTAGCTGGATTGAATAAACTGGGGTATCCTGTAGAATTAACAACGGGAAAAAACAAGCCATCCAGTCACATTTGTTTTCAAGTTCCTTCTGCCTATGAAATAACATTGAATGGTAAAAAAGTAGTTGGAAGCGCCCAAACCAGGACGCAAGATTACATACTCCAGCATGGTTCAATAGTGTTAATTCCCCACGAGGAAATTAAGCATTGTTTTAAAAACACGAAGACTCTTGATGTACCTTTAATAGGACTCTATGACCATGCATATAATGAATTTTCGCAGATAGTTGAAAGTTTGAAAGGAGCGTTTGAGAACTACTTCGGTAAAGGAACAGAATTCGACGAAAACTTGCAAACGAAGGTTTTGGAAATTAGCACCGGATTTGAGAAAGATTTCGTAGTTATAAAAGATGAAATTTTTGCAGAAGGATAG
- the rsmI gene encoding 16S rRNA (cytidine(1402)-2'-O)-methyltransferase: MDDETFGVLYVVGTPIGNLKDISFRALEILKNVDLIIAEDTRRTSHLLSYYGISKPMESFNERNSFKKIDNIIERLKSGMKIAQVSDAGMPVISDPGWNLVKRCHEEKIKVEVIPGPSALTSAVAISGFPGTYFYFVGFMPKDKNRRRLLRKIKDNELIERFAFFESPERLKKTLEDIYNILGDCKIFIARELTKLHEEHFYGTVSQALKHFDKVKGEITVVVEKLEATEIPEGEESQDLGSGEYIR, translated from the coding sequence ATGGATGATGAGACCTTTGGTGTGTTGTATGTTGTTGGAACGCCGATAGGTAATCTCAAAGATATCTCTTTTAGGGCTCTCGAAATCCTAAAAAATGTAGATTTAATAATTGCGGAAGACACCCGAAGAACTTCTCATCTGCTCTCTTATTACGGTATCTCCAAACCTATGGAGTCGTTTAACGAGCGAAATTCTTTCAAAAAGATAGACAACATTATTGAGCGTTTGAAATCAGGAATGAAAATTGCCCAAGTTTCTGATGCGGGAATGCCTGTGATTTCAGACCCAGGCTGGAATCTCGTTAAAAGATGCCATGAAGAAAAAATAAAGGTGGAAGTAATACCTGGACCAAGCGCTTTGACGAGTGCGGTAGCCATAAGTGGCTTTCCTGGAACTTATTTTTATTTCGTTGGCTTCATGCCAAAAGATAAGAACAGAAGAAGGCTTCTAAGAAAAATCAAAGATAACGAATTGATTGAACGCTTTGCTTTTTTCGAAAGTCCAGAGAGGTTGAAAAAAACACTGGAGGATATATACAATATCCTTGGAGATTGCAAAATCTTTATCGCAAGAGAACTTACAAAACTACACGAAGAGCACTTCTACGGAACAGTTTCTCAGGCATTGAAACATTTTGATAAAGTCAAAGGTGAGATAACGGTTGTCGTAGAAAAGCTAGAAGCCACAGAAATCCCAGAAGGTGAGGAAAGCCAGGATTTGGGATCTGGTGAATATATACGATAG
- the rsmD gene encoding 16S rRNA (guanine(966)-N(2))-methyltransferase RsmD, giving the protein MLKIETGELKGRTVDTVPDPRTRYTSAIIRRSLANMVDFEGKTCLDVCAGSGIVGVEMLSNGARHVTFVDVSGLSISTIKRNIKKLGLEEKVDIKRIDARRFLESYAGVFDIIYSDPPYELGIVNEIASRVHNVMADNSIFILQCSKREKPSESVIEKLRVVKEKDYGDTLLIFFKKA; this is encoded by the coding sequence ATGCTCAAAATCGAGACAGGGGAACTGAAAGGTAGGACGGTCGATACTGTCCCAGACCCAAGAACAAGATATACATCAGCGATAATTAGAAGAAGTCTTGCAAACATGGTAGATTTTGAAGGAAAGACTTGCTTAGATGTATGTGCAGGTAGTGGTATCGTTGGTGTTGAGATGCTAAGTAATGGAGCACGGCATGTAACTTTTGTTGATGTTTCTGGTCTATCTATATCAACGATAAAAAGGAACATCAAAAAGTTAGGACTGGAAGAAAAAGTTGATATAAAGAGAATCGATGCACGCCGGTTTTTAGAATCTTATGCCGGCGTTTTTGATATTATCTATTCTGACCCTCCATATGAACTGGGAATTGTTAATGAAATTGCCTCGCGTGTTCATAACGTTATGGCTGATAATTCGATTTTCATCCTTCAATGTTCGAAAAGAGAAAAACCGAGTGAGAGTGTAATTGAAAAACTGAGAGTCGTAAAAGAAAAAGACTACGGTGATACTTTGTTGATTTTCTTTAAAAAAGCATGA
- a CDS encoding DUF47 domain-containing protein yields the protein MPLSFAKKEKEVIERLLALSKKTVEASVTLKEFFTCYFEERCDEAQDYFRSIKRIEHEADELRRGIISDIYKGLFLPDMREVIHSLTESVDKIVNKCESVSKIIDYQHPKVPDELKEKLIGQLECAVNAAESFVKAVEKLFDNLDEVQHYVVEVERFEHEEDVLEEELLRAIFGKDTPLAEKMQLKELVINIGDIVDRTEDASDILEVLLLKLAY from the coding sequence ATGCCGCTATCGTTTGCAAAGAAGGAGAAGGAAGTGATAGAGCGCTTACTTGCGCTATCCAAAAAGACAGTGGAAGCAAGTGTTACATTAAAAGAATTTTTTACTTGTTATTTCGAAGAAAGATGTGACGAAGCTCAGGATTATTTCCGGAGCATTAAACGCATAGAACATGAAGCCGATGAGCTAAGGCGTGGGATAATTTCCGATATATACAAGGGATTGTTCTTACCCGACATGCGTGAGGTTATCCATTCTTTGACGGAATCAGTTGATAAGATTGTTAACAAGTGTGAATCGGTTAGCAAGATTATAGATTACCAACACCCAAAAGTTCCGGATGAACTAAAAGAAAAGCTTATTGGGCAATTGGAATGTGCTGTAAACGCTGCCGAATCGTTTGTAAAGGCTGTCGAGAAACTTTTTGATAATCTTGATGAAGTACAACATTATGTGGTCGAGGTAGAAAGGTTCGAACACGAAGAGGATGTACTTGAAGAAGAATTGCTAAGGGCGATATTTGGTAAGGACACGCCTCTTGCTGAAAAGATGCAACTGAAGGAATTAGTAATAAATATAGGGGACATAGTTGATAGAACGGAAGACGCTTCTGACATATTGGAGGTATTGCTATTAAAGCTTGCGTACTGA
- a CDS encoding lipase family alpha/beta hydrolase, whose protein sequence is MILLVLLISGLTLAQQNDDYGVYYVYYNSLVPVYKTLYKIDPFFEYTKVAEYNWKRPETRLVEIRKPKNQEPSVILIHGIDPNEINGEWTNYKKYFIDTWKRCLPEEYGLYIFVYPSLDIPLEESAKKLVQEIQKLSLSTEQKRFNFYAHSMGGLLLRYALQDTGFTNYVAKIIFAGTPHIGSPFANLIVMNKKILKLRNDWDYLKMILISANLSGIFIEAPNYTYLQYGREHPSIPETVEFMNFASLITNTNEPIVQNILKTEPFSSVAMIFLNSVSRVLFPEGEFTKNDGMVPLISATAFGKSKIFEGFDHSDFILSDIIVKNAIEFFYPIEKPEKVSWKN, encoded by the coding sequence TTGATACTATTAGTCTTATTGATTTCAGGTCTCACTTTAGCTCAGCAAAATGATGATTATGGAGTATATTATGTTTACTATAATTCCCTAGTTCCAGTTTACAAAACGCTTTATAAAATAGACCCTTTTTTCGAGTATACCAAAGTAGCTGAATATAACTGGAAAAGACCAGAAACGAGACTTGTAGAAATTAGAAAACCAAAGAATCAAGAACCTTCGGTAATTCTTATACATGGGATAGATCCTAACGAAATAAATGGAGAATGGACAAATTACAAAAAGTACTTTATTGATACTTGGAAAAGATGTTTGCCGGAAGAATATGGGCTATATATTTTTGTCTATCCATCTTTAGATATCCCGTTAGAAGAAAGTGCTAAAAAACTTGTGCAAGAAATTCAAAAGTTAAGTTTAAGCACCGAGCAAAAGCGTTTTAATTTTTACGCCCACAGTATGGGTGGTTTGCTCTTAAGGTATGCTTTGCAAGACACTGGTTTTACAAATTATGTTGCAAAAATAATTTTTGCTGGAACTCCCCATATTGGTTCGCCATTTGCAAATTTAATTGTAATGAACAAAAAAATCCTAAAACTGAGAAACGATTGGGATTATCTCAAAATGATTTTGATTAGTGCAAACCTGTCAGGGATATTTATAGAAGCGCCAAACTACACTTATTTACAGTATGGAAGAGAACATCCCAGTATTCCGGAAACTGTTGAGTTTATGAATTTTGCAAGTTTAATAACAAACACCAATGAACCTATCGTTCAGAATATCTTGAAAACAGAGCCTTTTTCGAGTGTGGCTATGATTTTTCTGAATTCGGTAAGCAGGGTACTATTCCCAGAAGGGGAATTTACAAAAAATGATGGCATGGTTCCGCTGATTAGTGCAACCGCTTTTGGGAAGAGCAAAATATTTGAAGGTTTTGACCATTCGGATTTTATTTTGAGTGATATAATTGTAAAGAATGCAATAGAATTTTTCTATCCAATCGAGAAACCAGAAAAAGTTTCATGGAAGAATTGA
- a CDS encoding DUF3242 domain-containing protein — translation MLSKTIKSVSWTFIILVSLFLLTSCSIPFIPEVPPASYSVEAAINVIANKYMLLDTGWINGFGDMELGEGRYATFDGVDGFLMVFKYEDPDQAKASWDKITKRYGNPFKLKYLKINMGTYGVFTIRLENTDLYCWYKENWLFVITGDKIEKFVMDVNNIYKTIRTAR, via the coding sequence TTGCTATCCAAAACCATTAAAAGTGTTAGCTGGACTTTTATAATTTTAGTAAGCTTGTTCCTTCTCACTTCATGTTCAATACCATTTATTCCCGAAGTTCCGCCCGCAAGTTACTCGGTTGAGGCGGCTATAAATGTTATTGCAAATAAGTACATGTTGCTAGATACAGGATGGATAAACGGATTTGGTGACATGGAACTTGGAGAAGGTAGGTATGCAACTTTTGATGGTGTAGATGGATTTTTAATGGTCTTTAAATACGAAGACCCTGACCAGGCTAAAGCATCGTGGGACAAGATAACAAAAAGATACGGGAATCCGTTTAAGCTGAAGTATTTGAAAATAAACATGGGGACTTACGGTGTTTTTACAATCCGTTTGGAGAACACAGATTTGTACTGTTGGTATAAAGAGAATTGGCTATTTGTTATCACAGGTGACAAGATTGAAAAATTCGTGATGGATGTGAACAATATCTACAAGACTATAAGAACTGCACGATAA
- a CDS encoding ribonuclease HII, with protein sequence MKSMNEEKSKKVNWAEEKKHIDYSIIGVDEAGRGPLFGPVVAAAVYFDEGVYIEGIADSKALSEKQREELYNEIFARAKFGLGLATPEEIDLYNIFHATELAMNRALEILSQFVEIKNVFVDGKNLKLNIPAVCVVKGDSKIYQISAASILAKVTRDKIMEKFHAQYPEYNLIKHKGYPTQEHLELLRKYGPTPFHRLSFEPVINLVSKELLDDWLDRRLITEQRYRHLLNLLEVDLFGNTRRSKRKTRVK encoded by the coding sequence ATGAAGTCAATGAATGAGGAGAAGTCAAAAAAAGTGAATTGGGCAGAAGAAAAGAAGCATATCGACTATTCTATAATCGGAGTAGACGAAGCAGGACGTGGACCTTTGTTCGGACCAGTTGTTGCAGCAGCGGTTTATTTTGATGAAGGGGTTTATATTGAAGGTATTGCCGATAGTAAGGCTTTGAGTGAGAAACAGCGTGAAGAACTTTACAATGAGATTTTTGCTCGTGCAAAATTTGGGTTAGGGCTTGCAACACCAGAGGAGATAGATTTATATAACATTTTCCATGCTACTGAACTTGCTATGAATCGTGCACTTGAGATATTAAGCCAGTTTGTGGAAATCAAAAATGTCTTTGTTGATGGAAAGAATTTGAAATTGAACATTCCAGCGGTCTGTGTTGTTAAGGGGGATTCAAAAATTTACCAGATATCTGCAGCATCTATTTTGGCGAAAGTTACACGTGATAAAATCATGGAGAAGTTCCATGCTCAGTATCCGGAATATAACTTGATAAAGCACAAAGGTTACCCTACACAAGAACATTTAGAACTTCTAAGAAAATATGGTCCAACACCTTTTCACAGGTTGAGTTTCGAACCAGTGATTAACCTAGTTTCAAAAGAGCTTCTTGACGATTGGCTCGACAGGAGATTAATTACTGAACAGAGATACAGGCATCTTCTTAATTTGCTGGAGGTGGATCTCTTTGGTAACACGAGAAGAAGTAAACGAAAAACCCGAGTCAAATGA
- the thyX gene encoding FAD-dependent thymidylate synthase: MMGDDYAAVKAARVSYGQGLKTPERDKALIFYLMEHGHETPFEHIVFTFHVKAPLFVARQWFRHRIGSFNEISQRYTEIKEEEFYIPENVRVNVPEDRQKAVPVEDEELLEKVKGLMVKSFDDSYKVYKELLSLGVARELARIVLPLSTYTQFYWTVNARSLMNFLNLRADSHAQWEIQQYAIAIAKMFKEKCPWTYEAFTKYAYRGDLLEA, translated from the coding sequence ATGATGGGTGATGATTACGCTGCAGTTAAAGCTGCCCGAGTTTCATACGGTCAAGGTCTAAAGACTCCGGAACGAGATAAAGCATTGATATTTTACTTAATGGAACACGGGCATGAAACTCCATTTGAACACATTGTTTTCACTTTCCACGTAAAGGCTCCACTTTTTGTTGCAAGGCAATGGTTTAGGCACAGGATAGGCTCGTTCAACGAGATAAGTCAGCGTTACACGGAGATAAAAGAGGAAGAGTTCTATATTCCCGAAAATGTTCGTGTTAATGTTCCTGAGGACAGACAAAAGGCAGTTCCTGTGGAAGATGAAGAACTGCTGGAAAAGGTTAAGGGTTTAATGGTAAAATCTTTTGATGACAGCTACAAGGTTTACAAAGAGTTATTGAGTCTAGGTGTTGCTAGGGAACTAGCAAGAATAGTTCTCCCATTGTCTACATACACGCAGTTTTATTGGACAGTCAATGCGCGAAGTCTTATGAATTTTCTAAACCTTCGCGCAGATTCGCATGCTCAATGGGAAATTCAGCAATACGCGATAGCAATTGCGAAAATGTTCAAAGAAAAATGTCCGTGGACGTACGAAGCCTTTACAAAATACGCTTACAGAGGTGATTTGCTTGAAGCTTAA
- a CDS encoding bifunctional 5,10-methylenetetrahydrofolate dehydrogenase/5,10-methenyltetrahydrofolate cyclohydrolase gives MFLNLEPLYSSIVENIKERVSKLARPPKLAAVTCQPDPSTLSYLRSQEKQAKRLGIEFAVYEAPKASDLKLLLPKLSADDTVNGIFLTHPLPSDISELEAVSLISPEKDVEGRHPISLGNIMYDNPIFPPCTAEAVLRIIKYVTNPSGKRITVVGRSVTVGKPLSMLLLQKGVDATVTVCHSRTKDLAEITKNSEIVVVAIGKAKALGKEYFSSGTLVIDVGINVENDEIFGDVDPSVAEICELTPVPGGVGRITTLVLMEHTVKAAEMARKY, from the coding sequence ATGTTTTTGAATTTGGAACCGCTTTATTCATCAATTGTTGAGAACATAAAGGAACGAGTTTCAAAATTAGCAAGGCCACCGAAGTTGGCTGCTGTTACGTGTCAGCCTGACCCTTCTACACTGAGTTATTTGAGAAGTCAGGAGAAGCAAGCAAAAAGGTTGGGAATAGAGTTCGCAGTTTACGAAGCACCAAAGGCTTCGGATTTAAAACTGCTTTTACCCAAACTTTCTGCGGATGATACAGTCAATGGAATTTTTTTGACCCATCCACTACCATCAGATATTTCAGAATTGGAAGCAGTTTCTCTGATTTCTCCAGAAAAAGACGTTGAAGGAAGGCATCCCATCAGTCTTGGTAACATTATGTATGATAACCCTATTTTTCCACCATGCACTGCAGAAGCGGTTTTAAGAATAATAAAATATGTTACGAATCCATCCGGCAAGAGGATAACGGTAGTTGGTAGGAGCGTCACTGTTGGAAAACCTCTTAGCATGTTACTTTTGCAAAAAGGTGTAGATGCTACTGTTACCGTTTGTCATTCAAGAACTAAGGACCTTGCTGAAATAACGAAAAACTCAGAAATTGTGGTTGTTGCGATAGGAAAAGCAAAAGCACTCGGAAAAGAATACTTCAGTTCAGGGACACTGGTTATAGATGTAGGTATAAACGTTGAGAACGATGAAATATTTGGTGACGTGGACCCATCAGTTGCTGAGATTTGTGAACTCACACCAGTTCCTGGAGGAGTAGGTAGGATTACGACGCTCGTGTTAATGGAACATACTGTTAAAGCAGCCGAAATGGCAAGAAAATACTGA
- the yajC gene encoding preprotein translocase subunit YajC: MRLVFAGAPDVGATTSTGTQTSASGALMQMLIMLLIFFAMMYFLVILPQRRREKEFRQMIESLKKGDTIITTGGVVGKIVDIKKDVVKIKSANSTELEIHKAYIAKVIKEKEEVKEETESKD; this comes from the coding sequence GTGAGATTAGTATTCGCTGGTGCACCTGACGTAGGTGCAACAACATCGACAGGAACGCAGACAAGTGCCTCAGGAGCCTTGATGCAAATGTTGATAATGCTCCTGATATTCTTCGCAATGATGTATTTCTTGGTTATTTTACCACAAAGAAGAAGAGAAAAAGAGTTTAGGCAAATGATTGAGAGCTTGAAAAAGGGTGACACAATTATTACAACTGGTGGGGTTGTTGGAAAAATAGTTGATATCAAAAAAGATGTAGTAAAAATAAAGAGCGCAAATTCTACTGAACTTGAAATTCACAAGGCTTATATAGCCAAAGTCATCAAGGAAAAAGAAGAGGTAAAAGAAGAAACAGAATCAAAAGACTAA
- the secD gene encoding protein translocase subunit SecD: MRSDRVRLIVSLILLVAAIVAMLLPGGRQAKGLARLFSRIKLGLDLSGGVRLEYKVDIEKGVENPAAVVDDVWTVLRNRLDSAGYTEAVVKKSFRENNSFIIIEIPDATDTTKAEKLVGSTGLLWFGQAIDERDYDPTVNPDDVNLALREGAQWYADKNGKKWYLIKKEINNRKDLVLVGPRVVEAVPTIDQKGVANYVVSFTLDKQFVELFKNITKELYVPEQVLNAGTTQYQLALKKRLAIVLDDKVQFVGFVVSPIEDGRGQIRGNFTFDEAKELAAILRSGALPARLEKTTASLVSPTLGKDVLQQSLNAGIIGMILVMVYMIAFYGIMGIVAAIGIIYALIIIFGFLAGTGAILTLPGIAGIIFTIGTLVDGNVIIYERIKEEIRAGKTPKAAFEVAFSRSFWTLFDANLTTIIAALFLYYFGTGTIKGFAITTIVGIFAAMFMNLVFSKFLFDAMAGAIRVRKAGGAQ; this comes from the coding sequence ATGCGCTCAGATCGTGTAAGACTCATAGTCTCATTAATCCTACTTGTTGCGGCGATTGTTGCAATGCTCTTACCAGGTGGACGCCAGGCTAAAGGTCTTGCTAGACTTTTCAGCCGTATCAAACTCGGTTTGGACCTCAGTGGTGGTGTAAGGCTTGAGTACAAAGTAGATATCGAAAAGGGAGTAGAAAATCCAGCGGCAGTTGTGGATGATGTCTGGACAGTCCTTCGAAATAGACTTGACTCAGCAGGATACACAGAAGCAGTTGTTAAAAAGAGTTTCAGAGAGAATAATTCATTTATTATCATAGAAATACCAGATGCAACTGATACTACAAAAGCAGAAAAACTCGTTGGTTCAACTGGTTTGCTCTGGTTTGGACAAGCTATCGACGAAAGGGATTATGACCCTACAGTAAATCCAGATGATGTTAACCTTGCTCTAAGAGAAGGCGCACAATGGTATGCAGATAAGAATGGGAAAAAGTGGTACTTGATAAAGAAGGAAATAAACAACAGAAAGGACTTAGTTCTTGTTGGTCCTAGGGTTGTCGAGGCAGTGCCGACTATAGACCAGAAAGGAGTTGCCAACTACGTCGTTTCCTTCACACTCGACAAGCAATTTGTTGAGCTGTTCAAGAACATAACAAAAGAACTTTACGTTCCCGAACAAGTGTTGAACGCAGGCACGACTCAATACCAACTTGCGCTGAAAAAGAGACTTGCAATTGTGCTTGATGACAAAGTTCAGTTTGTTGGTTTTGTTGTTAGTCCTATCGAAGATGGAAGAGGACAGATTAGAGGTAATTTCACATTCGATGAGGCAAAAGAACTTGCTGCCATTCTTAGAAGCGGAGCATTACCAGCAAGACTTGAGAAAACAACAGCAAGCCTTGTATCACCAACACTTGGAAAAGACGTTCTCCAGCAATCATTAAATGCCGGTATCATTGGTATGATACTTGTTATGGTTTACATGATTGCCTTCTATGGAATTATGGGTATCGTAGCAGCTATCGGTATAATTTACGCACTGATAATAATCTTTGGTTTCCTTGCTGGGACAGGTGCTATACTAACACTCCCTGGTATTGCAGGTATCATCTTCACAATTGGTACACTTGTTGATGGTAATGTAATCATTTACGAAAGAATTAAAGAAGAAATCAGAGCAGGAAAGACACCTAAGGCTGCATTTGAAGTAGCATTCTCAAGGTCCTTCTGGACACTTTTTGATGCGAACCTTACAACGATTATTGCTGCTTTGTTCCTTTACTACTTTGGAACCGGAACAATAAAAGGCTTTGCAATAACGACTATCGTTGGTATCTTTGCAGCAATGTTCATGAACCTTGTATTCAGTAAATTCTTGTTTGATGCAATGGCCGGTGCTATTAGAGTTAGAAAAGCAGGGGGTGCGCAATAA
- the secF gene encoding protein translocase subunit SecF, translated as MKIDFVGKRYYFIALSIVLIVVSLISIFTKGFNVGLEFIGGSELVVKTSENYTVADIRSKIASIGPEFKKARVVEVHAIGQAEEKTFSIVVAPKDEKGALRTYKAEEKGQIAAKVEELLKGKVVSFNEVSGDAADEIKNLTWKAVVFTLLGILVYVALRFKFAFGVGAVVALIHDVIITAGFYSIFGVEMNIAAIAALLTLVGYSVNDTIIVFDRIREFGRKYKGKDMANIVNDSINSVIVRTINTSLTTFFTVFMLLLFTTGSIKSFAFGMTIGIVVGTYSSIFIASPIVIKWGKSI; from the coding sequence ATGAAGATTGATTTCGTAGGAAAGAGATATTATTTCATAGCACTTTCTATTGTACTTATAGTCGTATCTCTCATTAGCATATTTACAAAAGGGTTCAACGTTGGACTTGAGTTTATTGGTGGTAGCGAGCTTGTTGTAAAAACTTCTGAAAATTATACAGTTGCTGATATTCGATCAAAAATTGCAAGTATCGGACCTGAATTTAAAAAGGCAAGAGTAGTAGAGGTTCATGCCATTGGACAAGCAGAGGAAAAGACATTTTCAATAGTCGTTGCCCCTAAAGATGAAAAAGGTGCTTTAAGAACTTACAAAGCAGAAGAAAAGGGTCAAATAGCAGCCAAAGTAGAAGAATTACTTAAAGGAAAAGTTGTATCTTTCAACGAAGTTAGTGGTGATGCAGCGGACGAAATAAAGAACCTTACATGGAAAGCCGTTGTTTTTACACTTCTTGGAATACTTGTGTACGTAGCGCTTAGATTCAAATTTGCATTTGGAGTTGGCGCAGTAGTTGCACTTATCCATGATGTAATTATCACCGCAGGATTTTACTCAATCTTTGGAGTAGAAATGAACATAGCAGCAATAGCAGCGCTATTGACGCTCGTTGGTTATTCTGTCAACGATACAATAATTGTCTTCGATAGGATTAGAGAATTTGGAAGAAAATACAAAGGAAAAGATATGGCTAACATAGTTAACGATAGTATAAACTCTGTTATCGTCAGAACTATAAATACGTCGCTCACAACATTCTTTACAGTATTCATGCTCTTATTATTTACAACAGGTAGCATTAAATCTTTTGCTTTCGGAATGACAATAGGTATAGTAGTGGGAACGTACTCATCTATATTCATAGCTTCTCCTATAGTTATTAAGTGGGGAAAATCGATATAA